The following are from one region of the Mesotoga sp. UBA6090 genome:
- a CDS encoding ribonucleoside triphosphate reductase has translation MLNVRKRNGSIVEFELEKIINAMKKAFEATETHYNEDILERVALRVVADFQPKTTDNLVDIEDIQDSVERTLENLAFADAAKAYILYRRHREKLRELDSSMLDFSKTVNSYLDMLDWRVHENSTVTYSIGGLILHNSGTVTANYWLREVYDPQIGNAHREGDLHIHDLSMLSGYCAGWSLKQLIEEGLGGVTGKVSSSPAKHLSTLVNQMVNFLGILQNEWAGAQAFSSFDTYLAPFVKIDNLSLKEVKQNIQSFVFGVNTPSRWGTQAPFTNITLDWVVPAKLKNEPAIVGGEAMDFTYGDCQEEMKMINRAFLEILDEGDANGRGFQYPIPTYNITKDFDWENEDAELLFEITSKYGTPYFQNFINSDLDPDDVRSMCCRLQLDKRELKRRGGGLFGSDEFTGSIGVVTINLPRIAYLSKSEEEFFGRLSKMMDLSSRSLEIKRSVVEKLNSEGLYPYTKRYLKNFDNHFSTIGLIGMNEASMNARWIRKTIAEEEGYQFALRVLNFMRSKMIGYQEATDHLYNLEATPAESTAYRLAKMDKKKFPQILTAGKDNPYYTNSSHLPVDYTKDIFSALDLQEELQQKYTGGTVFHAFLGERISDWKTTRQLVRKIAENYRIPYFTISPTYSVCQNHGYITGEQFTCPECGKPTEVYSRITGYYRPVQNWNIGKQEEFKTRETYRIGREKVDEFRRNGEGQPSGLSGQSSPDTVYLKL, from the coding sequence ATGTTGAATGTTAGGAAAAGAAACGGGTCAATAGTCGAATTCGAACTGGAGAAGATAATCAACGCCATGAAGAAAGCATTTGAGGCAACCGAAACCCACTATAACGAAGACATCCTTGAGAGGGTTGCACTGAGGGTCGTAGCAGATTTTCAGCCAAAAACCACAGACAATCTCGTAGACATAGAGGATATCCAGGACTCGGTAGAAAGAACGCTTGAAAACCTTGCCTTTGCCGATGCTGCCAAGGCATATATACTTTATAGAAGACACAGGGAGAAACTCAGAGAGCTTGATTCTTCCATGCTCGACTTCTCAAAGACCGTTAACAGCTATCTTGATATGCTGGACTGGCGGGTACATGAGAACTCTACTGTCACATACTCAATCGGGGGACTAATTCTGCACAACAGCGGTACGGTAACCGCCAATTACTGGCTTAGGGAGGTCTACGATCCACAGATAGGCAACGCCCACCGCGAAGGCGACCTCCATATTCATGATCTCTCAATGCTTTCGGGATACTGTGCCGGATGGAGCCTCAAACAGCTTATTGAAGAAGGTCTCGGAGGCGTGACGGGAAAGGTGTCGTCATCACCGGCAAAACACCTTTCTACCCTTGTGAATCAGATGGTGAACTTCCTTGGAATACTTCAGAATGAATGGGCCGGCGCTCAGGCATTCTCTTCATTCGATACATATCTCGCACCCTTTGTGAAGATCGACAACCTTTCGCTCAAAGAAGTCAAACAGAACATTCAGTCTTTTGTATTCGGAGTAAATACGCCTTCTAGATGGGGAACACAGGCCCCCTTCACGAATATTACCCTCGACTGGGTTGTCCCGGCCAAATTGAAGAATGAACCGGCAATAGTTGGAGGGGAAGCGATGGACTTCACTTACGGGGACTGTCAGGAAGAAATGAAGATGATTAATCGCGCCTTCCTTGAGATTCTTGACGAGGGAGATGCAAATGGTCGAGGCTTCCAGTATCCAATACCGACGTACAATATCACCAAGGATTTTGACTGGGAGAATGAGGATGCAGAGCTTCTCTTTGAGATAACCAGTAAATACGGAACTCCCTACTTCCAGAACTTTATAAACTCTGACCTTGATCCTGACGATGTGAGGAGCATGTGTTGCAGGCTGCAGCTGGACAAACGCGAATTGAAAAGGAGAGGCGGCGGGCTCTTCGGTTCGGATGAGTTCACGGGCTCCATAGGGGTCGTTACAATAAACCTTCCTAGAATCGCATACCTCAGCAAGAGTGAAGAAGAGTTTTTCGGAAGACTTTCGAAAATGATGGATCTGTCGAGCAGAAGCCTTGAAATAAAGAGATCGGTAGTGGAGAAATTGAACAGTGAAGGCCTCTATCCATACACAAAGAGATATCTGAAGAACTTCGATAACCATTTTTCTACGATTGGCTTGATAGGAATGAATGAAGCAAGTATGAATGCCCGCTGGATCAGAAAGACTATAGCCGAAGAAGAGGGCTATCAGTTTGCATTGAGAGTGCTGAACTTCATGAGAAGCAAGATGATCGGCTATCAGGAGGCAACCGACCATCTCTACAACCTTGAGGCGACACCGGCCGAATCAACGGCTTACAGGCTCGCCAAGATGGACAAAAAGAAATTTCCTCAAATACTTACTGCGGGAAAGGACAACCCGTATTACACAAACTCTTCCCATCTGCCAGTGGACTACACGAAGGATATTTTCAGCGCGCTAGACCTTCAGGAGGAGCTACAGCAGAAATATACAGGAGGCACAGTATTTCACGCCTTCCTTGGAGAGAGAATATCTGACTGGAAAACGACCAGGCAGCTTGTGAGAAAGATCGCCGAGAATTACAGAATTCCGTACTTCACGATTTCACCTACCTATTCAGTCTGTCAAAACCACGGATATATAACAGGTGAACAGTTCACATGTCCCGAATGCGGAAAGCCGACCGAAGTGTATTCAAGGATTACAGGCTACTACAGACCAGTACAGAACTGGAACATCGGAAAACAGGAAGAATTCAAGACGAGAGAGACTTACAGAATTGGGAGAGAGAAAGTAGATGAATTTCGCAGGAATGGAGAGGGTCAGCCTAGTGGACTATCCGGGCAAAGTAGCCCTGACACTGTTTACCTCAAGCTGTAA
- a CDS encoding DUF362 domain-containing protein: MGNENLMKRVAVLSSPEYARCREKISEGLDLIEFNETLQGKKVLLKVNLLSARLPDSCVTTNPAFVRAVAEVFLRKGAIVSIGDSPASVRTEVAAYAAGITEVCEDLGVPLVDFDDPVPVVLEQGTYRSFEIARPVLETDLLVNLPKLKTHSLTQVTFGVKNLFGCVPGVKKQGWHFRVRNMKEFSAMLLDLAGYLRPSLTIIDGVEGMDGNGPSNGRIIRPGIIGISRDVFALDDAVAELFGVIHSKVPILRLARERGLVGDYEVVGDEVEPKNLSLPETNLIGVYGAALLRRLVTKFPKIDRKKCVSCRVCERACPAGAIDISRFNIDYGKCITCYVCHELCPEDAIVFRRRIHR, encoded by the coding sequence ATGGGAAACGAGAATCTAATGAAAAGAGTGGCGGTCCTAAGCAGCCCAGAATACGCAAGGTGCAGGGAGAAGATTAGCGAAGGGCTAGACCTGATCGAGTTCAACGAAACTCTGCAGGGAAAGAAAGTTCTTCTGAAAGTGAATCTTCTATCGGCAAGGTTACCGGATAGTTGTGTCACCACTAATCCAGCCTTTGTTCGGGCTGTGGCAGAGGTCTTTCTCAGGAAGGGAGCGATAGTCAGCATCGGAGATTCTCCCGCGAGCGTTCGCACTGAGGTTGCAGCTTATGCCGCAGGAATTACCGAAGTCTGTGAAGATCTCGGGGTTCCGCTCGTAGATTTTGATGATCCCGTTCCTGTAGTCCTGGAGCAGGGTACGTACAGGAGCTTTGAAATTGCCAGACCGGTTCTTGAAACAGATCTTCTCGTGAATCTTCCGAAGCTCAAGACACATTCACTCACTCAGGTCACATTTGGAGTCAAGAATCTTTTTGGCTGTGTTCCCGGGGTTAAGAAGCAGGGTTGGCATTTCAGAGTGAGAAACATGAAGGAGTTCTCGGCTATGCTTCTTGATCTGGCCGGTTATCTGAGGCCGTCCCTGACGATAATCGACGGCGTAGAAGGAATGGATGGCAACGGTCCGTCGAACGGCCGGATCATAAGGCCAGGAATAATTGGCATTTCAAGAGATGTTTTCGCACTTGACGATGCTGTCGCAGAACTCTTTGGAGTAATACATTCAAAGGTTCCGATTCTTCGTTTGGCAAGAGAAAGAGGACTAGTAGGCGATTACGAGGTAGTTGGAGATGAAGTCGAGCCGAAAAATCTCTCTCTCCCCGAGACGAATCTAATCGGGGTTTACGGTGCAGCCCTACTGAGGAGATTAGTAACAAAGTTTCCGAAAATAGATAGGAAGAAGTGTGTGAGCTGCCGTGTATGCGAGAGGGCCTGTCCGGCTGGAGCAATCGACATAAGCAGGTTCAATATCGATTATGGCAAGTGCATAACTTGCTACGTGTGTCATGAACTTTGCCCGGAAGATGCTATCGTCTTTAGAAGACGTATTCATAGATAG
- a CDS encoding radical SAM protein — translation MDYPGKVALTLFTSSCNFDCAYCHNPELKKLVEEKVGESEIFTYLDKRAALIDTVVITGGEPTLRADDLIPFVQRLKAQFPAVLVKLDTNGWSSDILRKFLDIIDYVAVDLKSLNYEPFSTVDLKQIQKSIELAKGFSSHEIRITMFPPYVPEKDFEELARICIGASLVSVQQYRPVTGFCESPPYPGPVLREFADLLSGYAQNVSVRE, via the coding sequence GTGGACTATCCGGGCAAAGTAGCCCTGACACTGTTTACCTCAAGCTGTAATTTTGACTGTGCTTATTGCCACAATCCTGAACTGAAGAAATTGGTAGAGGAGAAAGTTGGCGAATCTGAGATCTTCACATACCTGGACAAAAGAGCAGCTCTCATAGATACTGTTGTTATTACCGGGGGAGAGCCAACACTCAGGGCAGACGATCTGATCCCGTTTGTTCAAAGACTGAAAGCGCAATTTCCGGCTGTACTGGTTAAACTCGATACCAATGGCTGGAGTTCAGATATTCTTAGGAAGTTCCTGGACATTATCGACTATGTCGCAGTTGATCTCAAGTCTTTGAACTATGAGCCGTTCTCTACTGTGGATCTGAAGCAAATCCAGAAGAGTATTGAATTGGCAAAGGGTTTTTCCAGTCATGAGATAAGGATCACAATGTTTCCACCTTACGTTCCTGAAAAGGATTTCGAAGAGCTCGCGAGAATATGCATCGGAGCGTCGTTGGTTTCAGTTCAGCAGTATAGACCGGTAACCGGGTTCTGCGAATCGCCACCTTATCCCGGTCCAGTCTTAAGAGAATTCGCCGACTTGCTCTCCGGATATGCGCAGAACGTTTCCGTTAGAGAGTGA
- a CDS encoding 3'-5' exonuclease translates to MEFVVLDTETTGMSPQRGARLIEVAGVRVRDWKVCRNDCYDSLIDPACIIPITITALTGISNLTVKGKPPVKDVLKDFFSFFGDATLVIHNAPFDLSFLDYYGQQSGLGRLQNSYIDTVEMSKAVFRYGRNNLDILLARLGIVPESRHRALGDALATAEAFVAMLTRIGTNNVPRFIRRPQR, encoded by the coding sequence TTGGAATTTGTCGTTCTAGACACGGAGACAACAGGAATGAGTCCACAACGAGGGGCGAGACTGATCGAGGTTGCGGGAGTGCGTGTGCGCGACTGGAAAGTCTGTAGGAACGATTGCTATGATTCACTTATAGACCCCGCGTGTATAATTCCAATCACTATAACAGCCCTGACGGGAATTAGCAACTTGACCGTTAAGGGAAAGCCGCCGGTAAAAGATGTCCTCAAAGACTTTTTTTCCTTTTTTGGAGACGCCACTCTCGTGATTCACAATGCCCCTTTCGATCTCTCCTTTCTCGACTATTACGGCCAACAGTCCGGATTGGGCAGGCTCCAGAACTCATACATTGATACCGTAGAGATGTCGAAAGCAGTCTTCAGATATGGGAGAAACAATCTAGACATACTGCTTGCAAGATTGGGGATAGTCCCGGAATCTCGTCATAGAGCTCTTGGAGACGCATTGGCAACGGCCGAGGCATTCGTAGCAATGTTAACTAGAATCGGTACAAATAATGTACCTAGATTTATAAGGAGACCTCAAAGGTAA